The following coding sequences lie in one Pontibacter sp. G13 genomic window:
- a CDS encoding DUF4132 domain-containing protein codes for MLKFFRKDKKTQPVETVFTAQDWISSIIEQSNRNYYYAVNDIRGNAAFVKVSDLPVADRRALCLELLEVIPKIAQSGSGPLPSKKPEVSHLARTRIQVAIALLDGLIRRKLGFEEADWMGWFRQLRITTDAMVRYKGVYIGIESFPINYAIKQIEYHLKNHEPSKELISFIQEILKWEEMDANSGRGYWGADMGNATGKLRTILAPMEGVPEFQLLTEDMGSQFNALSESIQDDRKKFDEIFHLASNATTGKPSKKFTQSVTALQDEIGPDVYRTFVQEVLQMALSLDFQTKTHTYESGYVHTEVTYLCKPSQQFIKGLVWTMARYSDRETLRLLTALCEKSFQKIPGVGPAAMSLGNACLYALGNMRGKDGLGALAALKLKVRQNTAKKAIDQYLTVGAEKYKVSVEELKEMAVPEYKLERGEKFISFDDYQLRVFIDGAKVANQWIKPDGQSMKSVPSIVKNKESLTQKLKTVRKELKDIQKTYSAQKQRLDNLFTYERIWDWKSFQRYYLHHGLMAPIAEKLIWKFTNGGRSVEGIFQEGEWRDVNLEPILTLNEETSVQLWHPVHADEETILKWRELMIQLEWKQPIKQAFREIYILTEAELNTHSYSNRMAAHILKQHQFSSLAMLRDWKYSLMGAYDDGRYHEVCSKFVAEYGIRAEFWIDEVNQDDAFNDTGIWDYVATDQVKFIGRDEQPIPLDQVPATLFTEIMRDVDMFVGVCSVGNDPLWIDNNGARQANRDYWMSYSFGDLSEIAKTRKTILERLLPRLKKIRDKATIDGKFLVVQGKLRTYKIHIGSGNILMEPNDQYLCIVPARSAEKSTDRLFIPFEGDKGLSIVLSKAFLLAEDDKITDPTITSQINR; via the coding sequence ATGCTGAAATTTTTTAGAAAGGATAAAAAGACACAACCTGTGGAGACTGTTTTCACGGCTCAGGACTGGATTTCGAGTATTATCGAACAATCCAATCGGAACTATTATTACGCTGTCAACGATATCCGAGGCAATGCCGCTTTTGTGAAGGTCTCAGATCTTCCAGTCGCAGACCGACGAGCTCTTTGCTTGGAGTTGTTGGAGGTGATTCCGAAGATCGCACAATCAGGATCTGGGCCTCTTCCAAGCAAGAAGCCTGAAGTGAGCCACCTCGCTCGCACCCGAATTCAGGTAGCGATTGCACTCTTGGACGGATTGATCCGAAGGAAGCTGGGGTTCGAAGAAGCGGACTGGATGGGTTGGTTTCGACAATTGAGAATCACCACCGATGCGATGGTTCGGTACAAAGGAGTGTATATCGGAATCGAGAGCTTTCCCATCAATTATGCCATCAAGCAGATCGAGTATCATCTGAAAAATCACGAGCCCTCCAAAGAACTGATCAGCTTTATTCAGGAAATTCTGAAATGGGAGGAAATGGACGCAAATTCGGGCCGCGGGTACTGGGGGGCAGATATGGGCAATGCTACCGGCAAACTCCGGACGATTTTGGCTCCTATGGAAGGGGTGCCCGAATTTCAGCTGTTGACCGAGGATATGGGGTCTCAATTTAATGCGCTTTCAGAATCCATTCAGGATGATCGCAAGAAATTCGATGAGATATTCCATCTGGCTTCTAACGCCACAACAGGCAAACCCTCCAAGAAATTCACCCAATCCGTTACGGCGCTCCAGGATGAGATTGGGCCGGATGTATACCGAACCTTCGTTCAAGAAGTTCTTCAAATGGCGCTTTCGCTTGATTTTCAAACGAAAACCCATACCTACGAGAGCGGATATGTTCACACCGAAGTCACCTATTTATGCAAACCCAGCCAGCAATTTATCAAGGGGCTGGTCTGGACAATGGCGCGTTACTCCGACCGTGAAACGCTACGATTGCTGACAGCTTTGTGTGAAAAATCCTTTCAGAAAATTCCGGGAGTGGGACCGGCTGCCATGTCTTTGGGGAATGCGTGCCTGTACGCCTTGGGCAACATGCGCGGCAAGGATGGATTGGGTGCGTTGGCAGCACTGAAACTGAAGGTGCGGCAAAACACTGCCAAGAAAGCCATCGACCAATACCTCACGGTTGGTGCCGAAAAGTATAAAGTCTCTGTCGAGGAACTCAAGGAAATGGCGGTTCCTGAATATAAACTCGAACGCGGGGAAAAATTCATCTCCTTTGATGATTATCAGCTTCGGGTATTCATCGACGGAGCGAAAGTCGCCAATCAATGGATCAAGCCAGATGGCCAATCCATGAAAAGCGTACCGAGCATCGTCAAAAACAAGGAGTCGCTCACGCAAAAACTCAAAACTGTTCGCAAGGAACTCAAGGACATCCAGAAGACCTATTCCGCCCAGAAGCAGCGATTAGATAATCTTTTCACCTACGAGCGCATTTGGGATTGGAAATCCTTCCAGCGGTATTATCTCCACCACGGACTGATGGCGCCAATAGCGGAAAAATTGATCTGGAAATTCACGAATGGAGGTCGCTCGGTGGAAGGAATTTTTCAGGAGGGCGAATGGCGGGATGTCAATTTGGAACCGATTCTAACCTTGAATGAAGAGACGAGCGTCCAGCTCTGGCATCCCGTTCATGCGGATGAGGAAACGATCCTGAAATGGCGAGAGCTGATGATTCAGCTCGAATGGAAACAACCCATCAAACAGGCATTCCGGGAAATCTATATCCTGACTGAGGCGGAACTCAACACCCATTCCTATTCCAACAGAATGGCCGCCCACATCTTGAAGCAGCATCAATTCAGTTCATTGGCGATGCTTAGAGATTGGAAATATTCCCTCATGGGAGCCTATGATGATGGAAGATACCATGAAGTCTGCAGCAAGTTTGTGGCGGAATATGGGATCCGCGCGGAATTCTGGATCGATGAGGTCAATCAGGACGACGCTTTCAATGACACTGGGATCTGGGATTATGTAGCGACTGATCAGGTGAAGTTTATCGGTCGGGATGAACAACCGATTCCACTCGACCAAGTGCCAGCTACCCTGTTCACGGAGATCATGCGGGATGTCGATATGTTTGTCGGGGTTTGCAGTGTAGGGAATGATCCCTTGTGGATCGACAACAATGGTGCTCGGCAGGCCAACCGAGACTACTGGATGTCCTATTCCTTTGGGGACCTATCGGAAATCGCCAAGACTCGAAAGACCATCTTGGAACGATTGCTGCCACGTTTGAAGAAAATCCGCGACAAAGCCACGATCGACGGAAAGTTCTTGGTCGTCCAAGGCAAGCTCAGAACCTACAAAATTCATATTGGCAGTGGGAACATCCTGATGGAGCCCAATGATCAATATCTCTGTATTGTGCCAGCTAGGTCTGCGGAGAAAAGCACCGATCGGCTGTTCATTCCATTCGAAGGCGATAAGGGGCTGTCGATCGTACTGAGCAAGGCTTTTTTGCTGGCCGAAGATGACAAGATCACAGATCCGACGATCACGAGTCAGATCAATCGTTGA
- a CDS encoding FAD-binding protein: MQIQVERLARSNWSRTEHYIGWQQLEPTRAEEIAEIVKYALQHGKKVHCKGKEHHWGPCGESDEDTLIIKPNMTHISEIEVLEPGKLAQIEVGASVQLETLNLHLGKTAWALENMGAIAEQHISALVSTNTHGTHPKKGGFATLVQAFEYVNSRGEIRYCKRGTPSWEEAKYVLGSVGKFGIITRLTMRLVPAFNLEVHEELRPNSEVLLQASIDEMVEWASKEDGYVRWFLLPCSGTGYQRKKDTGSPDDTVETGYSQVTTWVRTPEQGKGRGWFRTQIEGFVANVLTKKIDRLMDRDFRDREPDRLHKVVHRMVKFMKFPHSFVGRSDLTLTAEPNMPIKSQVGSHTSELYFRVECAEVVIKAVLKKIDHLASIGKCFIWKPMRVRLMAGDQDALCSQVYEPQSGTPNVYMTMDIDVYEGQYIGRLEETLADIRAIADEAIAAFNQSHETEYPLTTFHLGKVPPLVSSEYKTLFCTRPGIQAFKEELTESGSLVFMHGRFLRMFGLEEASESSTMQREAESQ; encoded by the coding sequence ATGCAAATCCAAGTAGAACGGTTGGCTCGGTCCAATTGGTCCCGAACTGAACATTATATCGGCTGGCAACAGTTGGAACCAACTCGTGCCGAGGAGATTGCCGAAATTGTGAAATATGCCCTACAACACGGCAAAAAGGTCCATTGCAAAGGCAAGGAGCATCATTGGGGGCCATGCGGAGAGAGCGATGAAGATACGCTCATCATCAAACCGAACATGACGCACATCTCTGAAATCGAGGTGCTGGAGCCCGGCAAACTTGCCCAAATCGAGGTAGGAGCCAGTGTGCAGTTGGAGACCCTCAACTTGCATTTGGGAAAAACAGCCTGGGCGCTCGAAAATATGGGTGCTATTGCAGAACAGCATATTTCTGCATTGGTGAGCACCAACACCCATGGCACGCATCCCAAAAAGGGAGGATTTGCGACGCTGGTTCAGGCATTTGAATATGTCAACTCACGTGGAGAGATTCGGTATTGCAAGCGTGGTACTCCTTCATGGGAAGAGGCGAAGTATGTGCTCGGAAGTGTCGGCAAATTTGGCATTATCACTCGACTCACCATGCGATTGGTTCCCGCTTTCAATCTAGAAGTACATGAAGAGCTCAGACCCAATTCAGAAGTTCTTTTGCAGGCATCTATCGATGAGATGGTGGAATGGGCATCCAAGGAAGATGGATATGTAAGGTGGTTTTTGCTGCCTTGCTCAGGTACTGGATACCAACGGAAAAAGGACACGGGAAGTCCCGATGATACGGTCGAAACTGGGTATTCGCAAGTGACCACTTGGGTCAGAACCCCAGAACAGGGCAAGGGCCGAGGATGGTTTCGTACGCAGATTGAGGGATTTGTAGCCAATGTGCTCACGAAGAAGATAGACCGTTTGATGGATCGAGATTTTCGGGATCGAGAGCCAGATCGCCTTCACAAGGTCGTTCATCGTATGGTCAAGTTCATGAAGTTTCCACACTCATTTGTGGGGCGATCCGATTTGACCTTGACGGCAGAGCCCAATATGCCCATCAAGAGTCAAGTGGGCTCGCATACTTCGGAGCTTTACTTTCGCGTCGAATGTGCCGAGGTGGTGATCAAGGCCGTATTGAAAAAGATCGATCATTTGGCCTCGATTGGCAAGTGCTTCATCTGGAAGCCCATGCGTGTGAGGTTGATGGCTGGAGACCAAGATGCCTTATGTAGCCAAGTGTATGAGCCACAATCTGGAACACCCAACGTGTACATGACGATGGATATCGACGTGTACGAAGGGCAATATATCGGTCGCCTAGAAGAGACACTCGCGGATATTCGGGCGATTGCCGATGAGGCAATAGCGGCTTTCAATCAATCACATGAAACGGAATACCCCTTGACTACCTTCCATTTGGGTAAGGTCCCTCCGCTCGTTTCTTCGGAGTATAAGACGCTTTTTTGCACCCGCCCCGGAATTCAGGCATTCAAGGAAGAATTGACAGAATCCGGAAGTCTGGTATTCATGCATGGGAGGTTCCTCCGGATGTTTGGGCTTGAGGAAGCGTCTGAGTCATCGACTATGCAGAGAGAAGCGGAATCGCAGTAG
- a CDS encoding T9SS type A sorting domain-containing protein produces MRNLTLLICLVLLGQSAFSQTTIHNWASKVGNASSENIPVMTTDAFDNTFMAGHRGSLFNPPNSIVVSKFDQLGSLAWVKTFNATVNQRITSMATDASGNVYVVGYFTGTMDFDPGPSTYNITTASGFPTPTTNGFLLKLDPQGNFLWAGNMTTFPTQWDGAYSDIVDVKLDSQGNIYLLSTASGNVDLVPGPGTILINGGSTTGGANFSYDWVVTKLDSNGVFKFYRSGETTSGTVVEYDMRITSNDDVMLVASTSDDSDFWNLPTFLESMAVIKLSKTGGIVWHKQMGGLGSLYHKGIELDQNDNLYITGYYYNTITLSAPPSPVTLTSMNGSYDPIIMKLDTAGNLVWVYDISGPDNYEGYNIQPLCNGHVIINGRMDGPIDMEAGPGSTNLSAGSYPRSFMLEIDDSAGFVHAQVLPYFPGAMNMGASCDLYIGGTFKHVVDFDFGAGVDVLSPYSSVPNPASYNSDLFVHKMNVCPSDPVTIDTVFACSPYQWIDGQSYSASNNSATVTYSDQDGCDSIVLLDLTILSNQIDTFVNACDSFTWRGNTYYQAGVYPDSLVNQFGCDSVINLNLDFPLAGQHLLHIGCDSFLWKGTTFYNSGIYIDTVILPPNGCVIYDTLDLTLDYSLIDTVVVASCDSFSWYGNTYYSSGFYTYSGIGTNGCDFMSILDLSIVPSSSIVHDTVFSCVSYNWGSDTLLFSGDYVQSFSNQYGCDSTVELYLTILNPSTGDTTAYACDSFYWHGGTYFSSGQYVDTLINQDGCDSLLTLNLHLGNSVEVDTACNFFFWGGQLLTSSGIYYDTLSNPYGCDSILQLNLVINSTTYSQANISACDSFTWQGSTYFQSGVYQDTLTNAAGCDSILTLALNIETPVFSDTTVVACDQFVWWGITYSQSGQYADTATTIAGCMDIRTLHLTVKQSTTGDTAATSCGPFTWQGATYSQSGEYTHTFTNSTGCDSIVKLTLTVNGVDDLTTMLEGHTIAANAMNASFQWLDCDSGYVAISGATDRTFTPTQNGNYAVEITQNGCVDTTACVNVTTVGISDALAARISVYPNPSDGQFTLDLGGVEASDLEIYDLAGKHLMDLESVDRQVIQLEVSQGVYLLQMTIQGARHQVRLMIR; encoded by the coding sequence ATGCGCAATCTAACTCTATTGATTTGTCTGGTCTTATTAGGCCAATCGGCATTTAGTCAAACCACGATCCATAATTGGGCCTCTAAGGTTGGAAATGCCTCTTCAGAAAATATTCCGGTCATGACTACGGATGCATTTGACAATACGTTTATGGCAGGACATCGCGGATCATTATTTAATCCGCCCAATAGTATAGTTGTATCAAAATTCGATCAGCTTGGGAGTTTGGCATGGGTCAAGACATTCAATGCGACTGTAAACCAGCGGATAACCTCAATGGCTACTGACGCTTCGGGAAACGTGTACGTAGTGGGGTACTTCACGGGGACCATGGATTTTGATCCCGGTCCGAGTACCTACAACATCACAACAGCAAGTGGTTTTCCAACGCCCACCACGAATGGATTCCTCTTGAAGTTGGATCCCCAGGGCAATTTTCTTTGGGCGGGAAATATGACAACTTTTCCTACGCAATGGGACGGGGCTTATTCCGATATTGTAGATGTAAAGCTGGACAGTCAGGGTAATATCTACCTACTGAGCACGGCATCTGGCAATGTGGATTTGGTACCCGGACCTGGAACCATTTTGATAAACGGAGGCAGTACAACTGGTGGAGCTAACTTTTCATATGATTGGGTGGTTACAAAATTGGATTCCAATGGGGTATTTAAGTTTTACCGATCAGGGGAAACCACTTCGGGTACTGTTGTCGAGTATGATATGCGTATCACCAGCAATGATGATGTCATGCTGGTCGCCTCTACATCAGATGATTCTGATTTTTGGAATTTGCCTACTTTTTTAGAAAGTATGGCCGTGATCAAGCTCTCCAAAACCGGAGGTATTGTCTGGCATAAACAAATGGGGGGATTAGGATCCCTGTACCATAAGGGGATTGAATTAGATCAAAATGACAATCTGTATATCACAGGTTACTATTACAATACCATCACTTTGTCGGCTCCCCCATCTCCTGTAACCCTAACCTCAATGAACGGTTCTTATGACCCGATCATAATGAAGTTGGATACTGCGGGAAATCTGGTTTGGGTCTATGATATTTCAGGGCCGGATAATTATGAAGGATACAATATTCAGCCTTTATGTAATGGTCATGTGATAATAAATGGAAGAATGGATGGCCCCATTGACATGGAAGCAGGACCTGGATCGACTAATTTGAGTGCCGGTTCATATCCTAGAAGTTTCATGTTGGAGATTGATGACTCGGCGGGTTTTGTCCATGCACAGGTGTTGCCTTATTTTCCTGGAGCTATGAATATGGGAGCCTCCTGCGATTTGTATATAGGAGGGACATTTAAACATGTTGTTGATTTTGATTTTGGGGCAGGGGTAGATGTACTGTCTCCGTATTCCAGTGTCCCCAATCCAGCCTCATACAATTCCGATCTCTTTGTGCATAAAATGAATGTTTGCCCTTCAGATCCTGTCACGATTGATACGGTATTTGCCTGCTCTCCTTATCAATGGATCGATGGCCAATCCTATTCTGCTTCAAATAATTCAGCAACAGTGACCTACAGTGATCAAGATGGATGTGATAGTATCGTTTTACTTGATTTGACCATATTATCCAATCAGATAGACACCTTTGTCAATGCTTGCGATAGTTTTACGTGGCGTGGAAATACCTATTATCAGGCGGGAGTATATCCTGATTCTCTGGTGAATCAATTCGGTTGCGACAGTGTGATCAACCTGAATCTGGACTTTCCGCTTGCTGGCCAACACCTTCTCCATATTGGGTGCGACAGCTTTTTATGGAAAGGCACGACTTTCTATAATTCGGGAATATATATAGACACGGTAATCCTTCCACCAAATGGTTGTGTGATTTATGATACACTGGATCTGACACTGGATTATTCATTGATCGACACGGTTGTGGTGGCAAGTTGCGATAGCTTTTCCTGGTATGGAAATACTTATTATTCCTCTGGATTCTACACCTATTCAGGCATAGGAACGAATGGATGCGATTTCATGTCGATCCTAGATCTCAGTATAGTGCCCTCTTCTTCGATTGTCCATGATACTGTCTTTTCATGTGTTTCATATAATTGGGGTTCTGATACCTTGTTATTTTCTGGTGATTATGTCCAGAGTTTTTCGAACCAATATGGGTGTGATAGTACCGTTGAGTTGTATTTGACTATTTTAAATCCGTCAACAGGAGATACCACTGCCTATGCATGCGATTCATTCTATTGGCATGGAGGTACCTATTTTTCCTCAGGCCAATACGTCGACACCCTCATCAATCAAGACGGTTGTGATAGTCTATTAACCCTGAACCTCCATCTTGGAAACTCTGTAGAAGTGGATACGGCCTGTAACTTTTTCTTTTGGGGAGGACAGTTGCTGACCTCCTCAGGCATCTATTACGACACGCTCTCCAACCCATACGGTTGCGATAGCATTTTACAGTTAAATCTCGTAATCAATTCTACCACATATAGTCAGGCCAACATCTCTGCCTGCGACAGCTTCACTTGGCAAGGCTCCACCTATTTCCAGTCGGGAGTTTATCAGGACACGCTCACGAATGCCGCGGGCTGCGACAGTATCCTCACCTTGGCCTTGAATATTGAGACACCTGTGTTCTCAGATACAACTGTAGTGGCGTGCGATCAATTCGTTTGGTGGGGGATTACCTATTCGCAATCGGGACAATATGCAGATACCGCAACCACCATTGCCGGATGTATGGATATTCGGACGCTGCATTTGACAGTGAAGCAATCAACCACAGGAGATACAGCCGCCACCTCTTGTGGACCATTCACTTGGCAAGGTGCGACCTATTCGCAATCAGGTGAATACACCCACACATTCACTAACTCCACGGGATGTGACAGCATCGTGAAATTGACGCTCACGGTGAATGGCGTAGACGACCTCACTACAATGCTCGAAGGGCATACCATCGCCGCGAATGCAATGAATGCTTCTTTCCAATGGCTGGATTGTGACAGTGGATACGTAGCGATTTCTGGTGCTACGGATAGGACATTCACACCCACGCAAAATGGAAATTATGCGGTTGAAATCACCCAGAATGGCTGTGTGGATACGACGGCCTGCGTGAATGTAACGACTGTGGGTATTTCAGACGCGCTTGCCGCTAGGATCTCGGTGTATCCCAATCCCAGCGATGGCCAATTCACGCTGGATCTGGGCGGAGTGGAAGCCTCTGATCTCGAGATCTATGACCTCGCAGGCAAGCACTTGATGGATCTGGAATCGGTGGATCGGCAAGTCATTCAATTGGAGGTGAGTCAAGGGGTCTATCTCCTGCAGATGACCATTCAAGGAGCACGCCATCAGGTGAGACTGATGATTCGGTAG
- a CDS encoding RDD family protein, which yields MNEQPINAGTRLISMFTDHIAMSMLAMIFALPGMITTILSSTQADGVATLNLLSGGNLFAVVGFAFYFLKDSIDGRGLGKRMFKMQVVVHDTGETAGPLRCMVRNVFTLLWPIEAIMVMASPKRRLGDFVAGTSVELRDPEKPLMSIAWGQIGLAWLASYLVLLAPLYFLQTWVIGS from the coding sequence ATGAACGAACAGCCCATCAACGCCGGCACCCGCCTCATCTCCATGTTCACCGATCACATTGCCATGAGCATGTTGGCCATGATCTTCGCCCTTCCCGGAATGATCACCACCATCCTATCTTCCACGCAAGCTGACGGTGTAGCTACCTTGAATCTGCTGAGTGGTGGCAATTTATTCGCAGTAGTGGGCTTCGCCTTTTATTTCCTCAAAGACAGCATCGACGGTCGGGGTCTTGGCAAACGCATGTTCAAGATGCAAGTAGTCGTTCATGACACAGGGGAAACAGCCGGTCCCTTGAGATGCATGGTCCGAAATGTGTTCACCTTGCTTTGGCCTATCGAGGCGATCATGGTGATGGCGAGCCCGAAACGGAGATTGGGAGACTTTGTGGCCGGAACATCTGTGGAGCTGAGAGATCCTGAAAAGCCCCTGATGTCCATTGCTTGGGGACAAATAGGGTTGGCTTGGTTGGCAAGCTACTTGGTCTTGTTGGCGCCGCTTTATTTCCTCCAAACTTGGGTGATTGGATCGTGA
- a CDS encoding FAD-dependent oxidoreductase codes for MTKREFLRLLGLMGVSIPTYPALLSCESPEEPTPFSGSVLIIGAGAAGMTAGYRLAQAGVPYQILEASSQHGGRMRTNTTFADFPIPLGAEWLHIEPGIFAEIVNDPSQPVEVALAAYEPQSQHAIWDGTELQYMAVGNDAPDQKFVDGTWLTFFEEFILPTVQSNIQFDTKVDRIEWGGDQVQVRDTGGETFSADRLILTIPLRMLQLGEITFEPELPDSKQEAIRESRVWDGIKVFLEFSEKFYPETFEYPIDPPKSGQMLYFDAAYGQDTSQHVLGLFAVGSGAMPYLSRSGDELKDYILAELDPMFGGKASETYLKHLVQNWNQQPLFQGAYLYDHEKWRRARDLGRSVEGKLFFAGEAYSDGNDWGSVHAAARAAIRAVEEMLE; via the coding sequence ATGACCAAGCGCGAATTTCTCCGGCTTCTCGGGCTGATGGGGGTGTCCATTCCCACGTATCCAGCCTTACTTTCCTGCGAATCTCCCGAAGAACCGACTCCATTTTCCGGATCTGTATTGATCATCGGTGCCGGGGCTGCGGGTATGACTGCTGGTTACCGTCTTGCCCAAGCGGGGGTTCCCTATCAAATTCTCGAAGCCAGCTCACAGCATGGCGGACGAATGCGAACCAACACCACATTCGCAGATTTTCCGATTCCCTTGGGAGCCGAATGGCTTCACATCGAGCCGGGTATTTTCGCGGAGATCGTCAATGATCCTTCCCAACCTGTAGAAGTAGCCTTAGCAGCATATGAGCCCCAGTCCCAACATGCGATTTGGGATGGAACGGAACTTCAATACATGGCCGTCGGCAACGATGCCCCAGATCAAAAATTCGTCGATGGAACTTGGCTCACGTTCTTCGAAGAATTTATCCTGCCGACAGTCCAATCCAACATACAATTTGACACCAAGGTAGACCGCATTGAATGGGGGGGAGATCAAGTACAGGTACGTGATACAGGGGGAGAGACATTTTCTGCGGACCGGTTGATCCTGACGATCCCTCTGCGAATGCTCCAACTTGGGGAAATCACCTTTGAACCTGAGTTGCCCGATAGCAAGCAGGAAGCCATCCGTGAATCTCGCGTTTGGGACGGAATCAAGGTCTTCTTGGAATTCAGCGAGAAATTCTATCCAGAGACCTTCGAGTATCCGATTGATCCTCCGAAAAGCGGACAAATGCTATATTTCGATGCGGCCTATGGTCAGGACACCTCGCAACATGTGTTGGGGCTATTCGCGGTGGGATCGGGAGCCATGCCGTATTTGTCTCGTTCGGGAGATGAATTGAAGGATTATATTCTGGCGGAATTGGACCCGATGTTTGGAGGAAAAGCTTCGGAGACCTACCTCAAGCATCTCGTTCAAAACTGGAATCAGCAGCCGCTTTTTCAAGGGGCATACCTATATGATCATGAAAAATGGCGAAGAGCCCGAGATCTGGGGCGTTCTGTGGAGGGCAAGCTCTTTTTCGCAGGTGAAGCCTACTCCGATGGGAATGACTGGGGCAGTGTGCACGCCGCTGCTCGTGCTGCGATTCGGGCGGTGGAGGAAATGTTAGAGTAG
- a CDS encoding DUF4886 domain-containing protein encodes MKRFLSTSLLVGLVFLFTCNVLSAQSVKRVLFIGNSYTASNNLPNLIAQMALSTGDSLIYDARTPGGYRFMNHAQDAATMAKISSDQWDFVSLQAQSQEPSWAQGQMQMELFPHAETLVDSIRAHRACTQPIFFTTWGRQNGDAQNCQFVPWVCTYEGMDSALTATYTWMAQQHEAIASPVGPVWRYVREQFPQINLYSGDGSHPSYAGSYAAACTFYAMIFGEDPTAITWNGNLQKDVADSLKVAAKRIAFDEISTWTFGNVGPEAGFVHQFTDSIVTVAYTGAEVDSLHWDFGDGAVSDEASAIHTYTANGTYQVILTTYKCGLSSQDSVSVEVAIPTTSLAQLPFEQFKLFPNPTQGHSLLVLGDHFRQVEWKVLDLAGRSVLNGHDTETSQIALDMTMLPRGVYVLEVKLDGGIRWTGRVSRR; translated from the coding sequence ATGAAGAGATTCCTCTCCACCAGCTTGCTTGTCGGGCTGGTATTCCTTTTCACATGCAACGTCCTTTCGGCACAGTCCGTCAAGCGGGTTTTGTTCATTGGCAACAGCTATACCGCCAGTAACAACCTGCCCAACCTGATTGCGCAGATGGCGCTCTCGACCGGAGATAGCCTCATCTATGATGCGAGGACGCCCGGTGGCTACCGATTCATGAACCATGCCCAAGATGCCGCTACGATGGCCAAGATCTCCTCGGATCAATGGGATTTTGTGAGTTTGCAAGCTCAGAGCCAAGAACCCTCCTGGGCTCAGGGGCAAATGCAGATGGAACTATTTCCCCATGCGGAAACGCTGGTAGATAGCATCCGTGCCCATCGAGCTTGCACCCAACCGATTTTCTTCACGACCTGGGGCCGACAAAATGGAGATGCCCAGAATTGTCAATTTGTGCCTTGGGTATGCACCTATGAAGGCATGGATAGTGCGCTCACAGCCACCTATACTTGGATGGCCCAACAACACGAAGCGATAGCCTCACCTGTAGGACCTGTGTGGCGATATGTCCGGGAACAATTTCCGCAGATCAACCTTTATTCCGGTGATGGGTCCCATCCCTCTTATGCAGGCTCGTATGCAGCAGCTTGTACGTTCTATGCCATGATTTTTGGGGAAGACCCTACGGCCATCACCTGGAATGGCAACCTACAGAAGGATGTTGCCGACTCCCTCAAGGTAGCTGCCAAGCGCATCGCATTCGATGAGATCAGCACTTGGACGTTTGGCAATGTTGGACCTGAAGCGGGATTTGTCCATCAGTTTACCGACTCAATCGTCACAGTCGCCTACACCGGCGCAGAAGTCGATTCCCTACACTGGGACTTTGGGGATGGGGCCGTTTCGGATGAGGCCAGCGCGATTCATACCTACACCGCGAATGGCACTTACCAAGTAATCCTCACGACCTACAAGTGCGGGCTTTCCAGCCAAGATTCCGTATCGGTGGAAGTCGCTATTCCTACCACTTCCCTTGCGCAATTGCCTTTCGAGCAGTTCAAGTTATTCCCCAATCCCACTCAGGGACACTCCCTGCTTGTACTCGGGGATCATTTCCGACAGGTGGAATGGAAGGTACTAGACCTAGCGGGGCGCTCGGTGTTGAATGGCCATGATACAGAGACTAGCCAGATTGCTTTGGACATGACGATGCTCCCACGTGGCGTCTATGTGTTGGAAGTGAAGTTGGATGGAGGCATTCGCTGGACTGGACGGGTGAGTAGGCGATAA